A window from Balnearium lithotrophicum encodes these proteins:
- a CDS encoding PHP domain-containing protein, which yields MDSISLQKVDLHCHSTHSDGTLTPSEIVELAKRRGIKHLSLTDHDTVSGIEEAIKKGKELGINVIPGIEVTADTSFLGEGRRELHILGYHFNPNSPSMKQLVEFFRNSRIERNRELCFRLEEKGYSISYEEMVKEFGENFGKPNLARVLIDLGHFEEREEAIDFLSSLGVDRKKLDYREVLRLIVESGGIPVIAHPVTMNISYREVYCFLRKAKELGLGGVEVYHYRHGAPDVRILKEMSEELSLFITGGSDFHGKNKPCVDLGMLNLTELEISLPLS from the coding sequence ATGGACAGCATTTCTCTGCAGAAGGTAGATCTCCACTGCCACTCAACCCATTCTGACGGAACGTTGACTCCATCTGAAATCGTTGAACTTGCAAAGAGGAGGGGAATAAAGCACCTATCCCTCACCGACCACGACACAGTTTCAGGTATAGAAGAGGCTATTAAAAAGGGAAAGGAATTAGGAATTAACGTAATTCCGGGAATTGAAGTTACTGCAGATACATCATTTTTGGGAGAGGGAAGGAGGGAACTCCACATTTTAGGTTACCACTTTAATCCAAACTCTCCCTCGATGAAACAGCTTGTGGAGTTTTTCAGAAACTCAAGGATTGAGAGAAACAGGGAGCTCTGCTTCAGGCTTGAAGAGAAGGGATATTCGATTAGTTACGAGGAGATGGTGAAGGAGTTTGGAGAAAACTTTGGAAAGCCCAATTTAGCGAGGGTATTAATTGATTTAGGTCACTTTGAAGAGAGAGAAGAAGCGATAGATTTTTTATCGTCATTAGGTGTTGATAGGAAAAAGTTGGATTACAGGGAAGTTTTGAGATTGATAGTTGAATCAGGAGGAATTCCTGTCATTGCCCATCCTGTTACGATGAACATCTCTTACAGGGAAGTTTACTGCTTCCTGAGAAAGGCAAAGGAGTTAGGACTTGGCGGAGTGGAAGTTTACCACTACAGGCATGGAGCTCCCGATGTAAGGATTTTAAAGGAAATGTCTGAAGAGCTCAGTTTATTTATTACAGGAGGTTCAGATTTTCATGGTAAAAATAAGCCATGTGTTGATTTGGGGATGCTGAATTTAACGGAACTTGAAATTAGTTTACCTCTTTCATAA
- a CDS encoding 50S ribosomal protein L11 methyltransferase: MLRYKEILLKVPRNEFERLSDEVFVLGTLGTEIVSESEEVLFRVYFRQEVEIPDDISKYVIEENFLEDRDWNEEWKKYYKPVQITKGIWIVPSWEKGKFKEPENSVVIYIHPGRGFGTGTHETTQLVIEYMEETLKPGISFLDVGTGSGILSILAKKLGAGRVVACDIQEGIEEEVERNSSLSGISGVEFVQGSIDSVSGKFDVVVANIEKHLLSPLLEEIYKRTKNTAIFSGILKSQAGEFLKEVEGVGFKLESQRSKGEWTAFLCRR, encoded by the coding sequence ATGTTGAGGTATAAGGAGATTTTACTTAAGGTTCCAAGGAATGAATTTGAAAGGTTGTCCGACGAAGTTTTTGTTTTAGGAACTCTCGGAACTGAAATAGTTTCAGAGAGTGAAGAAGTTCTATTCAGAGTCTACTTTAGACAGGAAGTTGAAATTCCAGATGACATTTCTAAGTACGTAATTGAGGAAAATTTCTTAGAGGACAGGGATTGGAACGAGGAGTGGAAGAAGTACTATAAACCCGTTCAGATAACAAAGGGGATTTGGATTGTTCCCTCCTGGGAAAAGGGAAAATTTAAGGAACCAGAAAACTCCGTAGTTATCTACATCCACCCAGGAAGGGGATTTGGAACGGGAACCCACGAGACAACTCAGTTGGTTATTGAATACATGGAAGAAACTTTAAAGCCGGGAATTTCCTTTTTAGATGTTGGAACGGGAAGTGGAATTCTCTCCATCCTTGCCAAAAAGTTAGGTGCAGGAAGAGTCGTTGCCTGTGATATTCAGGAGGGAATTGAAGAGGAAGTTGAGAGAAATAGTTCCTTAAGTGGTATATCGGGAGTGGAGTTTGTTCAAGGTAGCATTGATAGTGTTTCAGGCAAATTTGACGTTGTGGTTGCAAATATTGAAAAGCACCTACTTTCTCCACTTTTAGAGGAAATTTACAAGAGAACAAAAAATACAGCTATTTTCTCTGGAATTTTAAAGTCTCAGGCTGGGGAGTTTTTAAAGGAGGTTGAAGGGGTAGGTTTTAAGTTAGAATCTCAAAGGAGTAAGGGAGAATGGACAGCATTTCTCTGCAGAAGGTAG
- the alr gene encoding alanine racemase, protein MLRWAEVHLDRLIRNFKKIEELSKKRIYAVVKANAYGHGSVQVAKTLEENTSVYGFCVATYEEGAELRQSGIKKPILVMSSTISEGKKFLKEYRLTPVVYDFDELKLVKELSVSFHLKIDTGMGRLGFLESEWNKLLEEIRETKLIGVMTHFSSADEDYEYTKFQLKKFKSFVDKLKRKFNKVEVHSENSAAVRFKLNGILTHSRVGLSLYGVEPCEGYPKLEQVMEVKAKVLTVKELPPNFSVSYSRTYRTNKKERIAVVSFGYADGYPRELSNRGKFLLNGELCPIRGKVCMDMTVVSVNNVKVEKDDTAIIYGEEIPFKEVSKEIGKIPYELMCSISQRVRRIYVEV, encoded by the coding sequence ATGCTTAGGTGGGCTGAAGTTCACTTGGACAGGTTAATTAGAAACTTCAAGAAGATAGAAGAACTTTCAAAAAAGAGAATTTATGCTGTTGTTAAGGCAAATGCTTACGGCCATGGAAGTGTACAAGTTGCAAAGACTTTGGAGGAAAATACCTCTGTTTACGGTTTCTGTGTTGCAACCTACGAAGAAGGGGCAGAGCTCCGTCAGTCGGGGATAAAGAAACCTATACTCGTTATGTCTTCAACAATTTCAGAGGGAAAAAAGTTTTTAAAGGAGTACCGGTTAACGCCCGTTGTCTACGATTTTGATGAGCTTAAACTTGTTAAGGAGCTCTCTGTTTCCTTCCACCTTAAGATTGATACGGGTATGGGAAGATTAGGATTTTTAGAGTCTGAATGGAACAAACTCTTAGAGGAGATTCGGGAAACGAAACTTATAGGTGTTATGACCCACTTTTCCTCTGCAGATGAGGACTACGAATACACAAAATTTCAGTTGAAAAAGTTTAAATCCTTTGTTGATAAATTAAAGAGGAAATTTAATAAAGTTGAAGTTCACTCGGAAAACAGTGCAGCTGTAAGGTTCAAGCTTAATGGAATTTTAACCCATTCAAGGGTAGGCCTTTCACTCTACGGTGTAGAGCCATGTGAAGGCTACCCTAAGTTAGAACAGGTAATGGAGGTAAAGGCAAAAGTTTTAACCGTTAAGGAACTCCCTCCAAACTTTTCAGTTTCCTATTCAAGAACTTATAGAACTAATAAAAAGGAGAGAATTGCTGTTGTGAGCTTTGGGTATGCCGATGGCTATCCGAGGGAGCTCTCGAACAGAGGGAAATTTCTTTTAAATGGAGAGCTGTGCCCCATTAGAGGAAAGGTCTGTATGGATATGACGGTAGTTTCTGTTAATAACGTTAAAGTTGAGAAGGATGATACAGCTATTATTTATGGAGAGGAAATTCCATTTAAGGAAGTTTCAAAAGAAATAGGCAAGATTCCTTACGAATTGATGTGCTCTATCAGCCAGAGGGTTAGGAGGATTTATGTTGAGGTATAA
- a CDS encoding NfeD family protein, protein MEVKLGIALFFLGLILLILELSFFTAYVFPIGFGFILSGIYLVVFKGIFGALVIFTLTTGILYYLSFKYVRKIKGIREVLNEIKSQEGIVVSQTDDFTYQIRFPLGAGGEEVWNAYSEEKLNYGDKVKVVGIKGNKLLVKKVVDA, encoded by the coding sequence ATGGAAGTTAAGTTGGGAATAGCCCTCTTTTTCCTTGGATTAATCCTTCTAATTCTTGAACTCTCCTTCTTTACGGCTTACGTATTTCCAATAGGTTTCGGTTTTATCCTCTCAGGGATTTATTTAGTTGTTTTTAAAGGGATATTTGGAGCTCTCGTAATATTTACACTGACAACTGGTATTCTCTACTACTTGAGCTTTAAGTACGTTAGGAAAATTAAGGGAATACGTGAAGTTCTAAATGAGATTAAATCGCAGGAGGGAATTGTTGTCTCTCAAACGGACGATTTCACTTATCAGATAAGGTTTCCCTTGGGTGCAGGAGGGGAGGAGGTCTGGAACGCTTACAGTGAGGAGAAGCTAAACTATGGGGACAAGGTTAAAGTTGTTGGAATTAAGGGAAACAAACTCCTCGTTAAAAAGGTAGTAGATGCTTAG
- a CDS encoding SPFH domain-containing protein, whose amino-acid sequence MENIIPLLIVLLAFSVVILATCVKVVPQKEAWIVERLGKYHRTLTAGLHLILPFFDKVRAKVSLKERVLDIPKQEVITKDNVLVRIDAVCYFTVVKPEDAVYNIEDLEYAIIQTIQTNLRDIIGSMELDEILSSRDKINAKIKEVLQGASRTWGILINRVEVKEIEPPANIVQAMSMLIEADRKKRAMVTEAEGKKKAAVLEAEGYKLAKWQEAEAIERIGQARANAVKSVIEAVGNPELAGKFLLGDDFVKSVEKMASSKNSKIVLLPPSVDSLLDLIGKKNGS is encoded by the coding sequence GTGGAAAATATTATTCCTCTTTTAATAGTCCTTCTTGCTTTTTCTGTAGTTATCTTAGCAACCTGCGTAAAGGTTGTCCCTCAAAAGGAGGCTTGGATTGTTGAGAGATTAGGAAAGTACCACAGAACCTTAACAGCAGGTCTCCACTTAATTCTCCCATTTTTTGATAAAGTCAGAGCTAAGGTAAGCCTGAAGGAAAGGGTTTTGGACATTCCAAAACAGGAGGTAATAACAAAGGACAACGTTTTGGTTAGAATTGATGCCGTTTGCTACTTTACAGTTGTAAAACCTGAGGATGCAGTTTACAACATTGAAGACCTTGAATATGCAATAATTCAAACGATTCAGACGAACCTGAGGGACATCATAGGAAGTATGGAGTTGGACGAGATTCTATCGTCCCGTGACAAGATAAATGCAAAAATTAAGGAGGTTCTTCAGGGAGCTTCAAGAACTTGGGGAATCCTAATAAACAGAGTTGAAGTAAAGGAGATTGAGCCTCCAGCTAACATCGTTCAGGCAATGAGCATGCTCATAGAGGCAGACAGGAAGAAGAGGGCAATGGTAACCGAGGCAGAGGGTAAGAAAAAGGCTGCAGTTCTTGAAGCAGAGGGATACAAACTTGCAAAGTGGCAGGAAGCAGAGGCAATAGAGAGGATAGGTCAAGCAAGAGCAAATGCCGTTAAAAGTGTTATTGAAGCCGTTGGCAATCCAGAACTTGCAGGAAAGTTCTTGTTAGGTGACGACTTTGTTAAGTCCGTTGAAAAAATGGCATCTTCAAAAAACTCAAAAATTGTTCTTTTACCTCCGTCTGTTGATTCACTTTTAGATTTAATAGGGAAGAAGAATGGAAGTTAA
- the purH gene encoding bifunctional phosphoribosylaminoimidazolecarboxamide formyltransferase/IMP cyclohydrolase translates to MKPVRALISVSDKRGIVDFAKELNELGIEIVSTGGTARLLKESGIPVREISDLTGFPEIMEGRVKTLHPKVHGGILADRSKDEHLRAMRELEIEPIDMVVVNLYPFKETVKKGADLDEIIENIDIGGPTMVRAAAKNFKHVAIVTDPEDYERIINELKETGEISLKTRFYLARKAFNLTAHYDAVISDYLFSIDEEGKKVGCRELRNPLTITFEKVQDLRYGENPHQRGAFYREVFVTEPCVTRARKLHGEKELSFNNIYDLDGALNLALEFDPVKEGISCAIIKHANPCGVALGKTPEEAYERALKVDPLSAFGGIIAFNSRVTPEAARLIVERFYECIIAPDYDEEALEILKTKKNLRVLTTDGLNGLKNRGEDSPFDYRRVVGGLLVQDRDLMTLDPEKLKVVTDREPTEKEWEDLIFAFKVVKWVKSNSVVYAKDKVAVGIGVGQTSRVDSARCAAEKAKLMGIDLSGSVLASEAFFPFRDSIDEAAKVGVTAVIQPGGSIRDKEVIQAANEHGMAMVFAGIRHFRH, encoded by the coding sequence ATGAAACCTGTTAGAGCCCTCATCTCCGTTTCAGACAAGAGAGGAATTGTTGATTTTGCTAAAGAACTTAATGAATTGGGAATTGAAATTGTATCAACAGGTGGTACAGCAAGGCTTTTAAAGGAATCCGGAATACCTGTTCGTGAGATTTCAGACCTTACAGGATTCCCGGAAATCATGGAGGGAAGGGTTAAGACGCTCCACCCTAAGGTTCACGGAGGAATACTTGCGGACAGAAGTAAGGATGAACACTTAAGGGCCATGAGAGAGTTAGAAATAGAGCCAATAGACATGGTTGTTGTAAATCTCTATCCATTTAAAGAAACTGTGAAAAAGGGAGCAGATTTAGATGAAATAATTGAAAACATCGATATTGGTGGTCCTACAATGGTAAGGGCTGCTGCAAAGAACTTTAAGCACGTTGCAATAGTAACAGACCCTGAAGACTATGAAAGAATTATCAACGAACTGAAAGAGACGGGGGAAATTTCGCTTAAGACAAGGTTTTACCTTGCAAGGAAGGCCTTTAACTTAACTGCCCACTACGATGCTGTAATTTCAGACTACCTCTTTTCAATAGATGAAGAGGGTAAAAAAGTAGGCTGTAGGGAACTTAGAAATCCACTAACAATTACCTTTGAAAAGGTTCAGGACTTAAGGTACGGAGAGAATCCCCACCAGAGGGGAGCTTTCTACAGGGAAGTTTTTGTCACTGAACCCTGCGTTACAAGGGCAAGGAAGCTCCACGGTGAGAAGGAGCTTTCATTCAACAACATTTACGACTTGGACGGAGCTCTCAACTTAGCCCTTGAGTTTGACCCTGTGAAGGAGGGAATTTCCTGTGCAATCATAAAACACGCAAACCCCTGTGGAGTTGCATTAGGAAAAACGCCAGAGGAGGCCTACGAGAGAGCTCTGAAAGTTGACCCCCTATCTGCATTTGGTGGAATAATAGCCTTTAACAGCAGAGTAACCCCTGAAGCAGCAAGACTGATAGTTGAGAGGTTTTACGAGTGTATCATTGCCCCAGACTACGATGAAGAGGCTTTGGAAATCCTGAAAACGAAGAAAAACTTAAGGGTTTTAACAACAGACGGACTGAACGGCTTAAAGAACAGGGGAGAGGATTCACCGTTTGACTACAGAAGGGTTGTTGGAGGACTTTTGGTTCAGGATAGGGACTTGATGACCCTTGACCCTGAAAAGCTAAAGGTGGTAACTGACAGGGAGCCAACAGAGAAGGAGTGGGAGGATTTAATATTTGCTTTTAAGGTTGTTAAGTGGGTTAAGTCAAACTCTGTCGTTTACGCTAAGGATAAAGTAGCCGTAGGAATAGGTGTAGGACAAACATCAAGAGTTGATTCTGCCCGCTGTGCGGCAGAAAAGGCAAAGCTAATGGGAATTGACCTTTCAGGCTCAGTTTTAGCATCAGAGGCCTTTTTCCCCTTTAGGGACAGCATTGATGAGGCAGCAAAGGTTGGCGTTACGGCAGTGATTCAGCCGGGAGGTTCCATAAGGGATAAGGAGGTTATACAAGCTGCAAACGAACATGGAATGGCCATGGTCTTTGCAGGAATTAGACACTTTAGACATTAG
- a CDS encoding FmdE family protein, with protein MNKKLEELLELGFKFHGHKCPAMPMGLRAGLKAMEVLGVERAQDKELYVIAETGKGHAAGCFLDGIMVATGCTYGKSNIEKKYWDKMAFTLIDTETNRAVRVSLKPKFFEQALKSPFVEMRKKGIPPQDIPYEVLKPLLDKILTMPEEQFLDISEVFEYKLERKPGCFKAEPCAICGEMTFEKALRVKGGKHVCIPCSGYEK; from the coding sequence ATGAACAAGAAATTAGAGGAACTTTTAGAGTTAGGTTTTAAGTTTCACGGCCACAAGTGTCCCGCAATGCCAATGGGACTCAGGGCTGGATTAAAAGCCATGGAAGTTTTAGGAGTGGAAAGGGCTCAAGACAAGGAGCTCTACGTAATTGCAGAAACGGGTAAGGGGCACGCAGCAGGCTGTTTCTTGGATGGAATCATGGTGGCAACGGGATGTACCTACGGGAAGTCAAACATCGAAAAGAAGTACTGGGACAAGATGGCATTTACCCTAATTGATACGGAAACAAACAGAGCTGTTAGGGTCTCTTTAAAGCCAAAGTTCTTTGAACAGGCTTTGAAGTCCCCGTTTGTGGAAATGAGAAAAAAAGGGATTCCTCCTCAGGACATACCTTACGAGGTGCTTAAACCCCTTTTGGACAAAATTCTCACAATGCCTGAGGAACAGTTCTTGGATATAAGTGAGGTTTTTGAGTACAAACTTGAGAGAAAACCGGGATGCTTCAAAGCTGAACCATGTGCTATCTGTGGTGAAATGACTTTTGAGAAGGCTTTAAGGGTAAAGGGCGGAAAACACGTATGTATTCCGTGTTCGGGATACGAAAAGTAA